In uncultured Desulfuromonas sp., the genomic stretch CAGTCGCGACCATGCCCAGCGGGTGCTCGGCTGTCTGGGAATTGAGCGCTGTTTTGAAGCGATCTACGATATCCGGGTGAGTAATTATATCCCCAAACCACAGGAATCTCCTTACCGGGCCGTGCTCAAGGCCAGTGGTGTTTCGCCTCAGTGCAGTATTATGGTGGAAGATTCCGTGCCCAATCTGCATACTGCCGCCCGCTTGGGGATGAAAACGATTCTGGTGGGTGACGATAGCGCTGAAGCGGCGCATTTCGATGCCGTTATCCGAACGGCCAGTGAAGCGGCCCAGGTGGTGCAACGATGGCAGGGGGATGCATGAGAGCGGTATTGCAACGGGTGACTCAGGCGGATGTGCAGGTAGATGGTGACACCACCGGTGCCATCGATCAGGGCATTCTGGTCTTGCTTGGTGTGGCCCGCGACGACCGTGTGGCGGATGTCGATTATCTGGTTGATAAGGTGGTCAACCTGCGTATTTTTGAAGATGAGGCCGGCAAAATGAACCTGTCGCTGGAACAGGCCGGCGGCAAGGTGTTGGCGGTGTCTCAGTTTACTTTGTTGGCCGATTGTCGCAAAGGACGGCGTCCGGGTTTTTCCGCCGCAGCGCCACCGGATGAGGCCGATGCCCTGTATCAGAGCTTTGTCGCTCGGTTGCGTGAGCGCGGGATCGTTGTCGAGTGTGGGGTGTTTCAGGCCGACATGAAAGTGTCATTGATCAATGACGGACCGGTGACCCTGTTGCTGGACAGTCGTAAGGAGTTTTGATGGTGGATGAGGGGATGGAGCCAAGCCGGTCAGCCAAGAAGAGGGCGGCCAAGGAAGTTGAACAGATGGCCTGGGAGCTGGCTGAACTGCCGGATGCCGAAGTGGCTCTGTTGCCGTTAAATGATCTTCTGTCCAAGGCCCTGAATGACGTTCGTCAGACCCGTGGACATGGATCGCGCAAGCGCCAACTTAAGTTTTTTTCCGGGCTATTGCGCCGCGAACCGGAGCAGTGTGACGAGTTGCGCGCCTTTCTGGCCGGTGAACATCAGCAGCAACTGGATCAGAATCGACGCACTCACCAGCTGGAACAGTTGCGTGAGCGGTTGTGTGATGTGACCCAACGCGCTGCAGCCATGGATGAGGTGCAGGAATTATTGCCTCTTTTGGATGTGGCCGAATTGAAAAAATGGCTCAATGGATATCGCGGCCCACAGGATAAACGCGCTTATCGCCAGGTGTTTCGTCTGTTGCGTGCTGCCAGCGACGCGGCGGTACAAGAGTCTTGAACAAAAAACCCGGAGGGAAACTCCGGGTTTTTTGTGTGTTACTTGATGTTGCTCTGGTTTACAGCGCTTTGTTGATGAACTCCTCAAGCTGATTCTTGGGAATCGCGCCAACCAGTTGGTCCACCACTTCACCGTTCTTAAACAGCACCAGAGTCGGAATGCCGCGCACGCCGTACTGGCCGGGAGTGTTGGGGTTTTCATCCACATTTACCTTGCCGATTTTGACTTGACCACTGAACTGATTGGCCAGCTCGTCAATAACCGGAGCGATCGCTTTACAAGGGGCGCACCAGGTGGCCCAGAAGTCGACCAGCACGGGCTGGTCAGCTTTGAGAACTTCCGCATCAAAATTATCATCGGTAAACTGTAAAACGTTATCGTTAGCCATGAGATTGTTTCCTCCTCTACTGAGTGATAAATCGCTTTCAATGATAGGAACAGATCTGGCAAAAAGCAAGGGTTTATTGTGCAACGCAAACAGTAAATCCGTCTCTTTTCGAAGGTTTTATCCCGATACAAAACTGTGCTAAGGTAGGGCAATTGCCCGGATATACGCCATTCTTTCGCGGGGTATCTGTTGTCCGTTCTTTTAAGGAGTGTTCATCTTATATTATGTCTGAAAGCAAACTTTTTAGCCTGTTTCAGGAGCACAACCAATGTCTCGAAGAGGGGTTGGCTCTATGTGCCGATATCCTTGATCCTCTGGCCGCCTCTCTGGCGGAATCGTTCGCTCAGGAGCAGCGGCTGCTGATTATCGGCAGCGGAATGATGACTCCGATTGCCATGGCGGTTGCTCAGGCTTTTGCCTATCAACTGAATACCGAACGCCCACCGTTGCCGGTCGTCTATATCGAGCCGGGGACCGGGGTCCGTTCTGCCGTTGCGGCGGGCGATGATGCCGGCCAGCTTTACAGTGGTGCTTTGCAGGCGGTTGCCCGTGAGGACGATCAGCTGTTGATCTTTGACGGAACGTCTGACGAGGCTGTGATTGGTGCTGCACAGACAGCACGAGGTCTGGAGTGTGCCGTGACGGTACTCTGCGCAGGCAATTCGACTCGATGGGCCGATGTTGAAACCGATTCACTGGTGGTTTTGCCGGATGCTGAGGCCGGACGCCGGGCCGAGTTGCTGTTGTTTCTTGGTCATGCCCTGTGTCAGATGGTTGAAGGAGAGTTGTTTGGCCTGTAACCGAGCTGTTGCCGGGAAAGCGGTTGACGTGGTTTTCTCCCGCGCCTACTATGGACGGCTGGACACGATGCGCCGACTTTTGGTCGGCACGATGTATTTTATTTCAAGGTATGAGACGCGAGGGATAAGATGAGCTTGAATATTTTGTTGTTTAAGCTGACGTTGGTGGGTTATGCCGTGGCAACGGCCCTGTATCTATTCAGTGCCGTCGCCAACAAAAAAGGGATAGACCGTTGGGGCCACTTTGCCTTGATGGGGGCGTTTGCCCTGCATACTGTCACCCTGATTGCCCGTTATGTTGAGATCGGCTATACCCCGGTGACCAACCTTCACGAGTCGTTGTCGTTTTTTGCCTGGGCTCTGGCCGGAACGTTTCTGGTGGTTGACTGGAAGCTGCGCATGGTGGTCCTGGCCGCGACCACCTGCACCATTGTTCTGCTGATGATGTTGTTGGGCAGTCTGGTTCCTATGCATGGCCAGGGGCTTAATCCTGCCCTTGACAGTTTCTGGTTGCCGATTCATGTCGCCCTGGCGTTTCTCGGTAATGCGGTGTTCACCGTGGCGTTTGTTGCGGGGATCTTCTACCTGCTGCAGGAGCGGATGCTCAAGAGTAAGAAATTCTCCGCTCTGTACTACCGCCTGCCATCGTTGGAAACCCTGGATATGATCAATTATCGGTGCCTGACCTTCGGATTTCCCTTGATGACCATGGGGATTATCTCCGGTGCGGTGTGGGCGGACGTGGCCTGGGGAACCTACTGGAGTTGGGATCCCAAGGAGTCCTGGGCGCTGATCACTTGGTTTTTATACGCTGCCTTGTTGCACGGTCGTCTGACCACCGGCTGGCGTGGACGACGAGCGGCTATTTGTGCCATCATCGGTTTTGCTTTTCTGTTGTTTACCTTCCTTGGAGTCAACCTGCTTTTGCCCGGATTGCACAGTTACAGCTCCATGAATGGTTGACCGGCGTTGCAAAAGCCCCGGATCGGATCGGCGGAATTGTCTGAATAGGGAACGTTTCACGGATTTTATATGGATATCTTTGTTGTTGGACTAAGTCATAAAACGGCACCGGTTGCCGTGAGGGAGAAGGTGGCGTTCCCACCGGAAAACATGCAGGCTCCTCTCGAACAGATTCTGACTCTGGCGGGAATTGCCGAGGCGGTGATTGTGTCCACCTGTAACCGGGTAGAACTTTATGCCGTGGGTCCTGACGCCCAGGTTGGCATCAACCAGCTCAAGCGTTTTATGGCCACCTATCATCAACTCGATGAGGAGGTGCTCGAAGACCATCTGTACAGCCTCAGCGGTGACGACGCGATTCGCCACGTGTTTAAGGTGACGGCCAGTCTTGATTCCATGGTGATTGGCGAGCCACAGATTCTCGGCCAGATCAAAACGGCCTATGGCTATGCCGTTGAGTTCAAAAGCCTCGGACTGATCCTCAACCGCTTTTTGCACAAGGCGTTTTCCGTGGCCAAACGGGTGCGCACTGAGACCAATATTGCCGGCAATGCGGTATCGGTGTCGTTTGCTGCTGTGGAGTTGGCCCGCAAGATCTTCGGCACCATTGAAGGTAAAACCGTTATGCTGGTGGGTGCTGGAGAGATGTGTGAGCTGGCGGCCAAACATTTTATGAACAACGGGGTTGACCGGGTTCTGGTGACCAACCGTACCTTTGCCCGTGCTGAAAAGCTCGCCAACGAATTTTCCGGTCAGGCCATTCTGTTTGAGAATTTTCACGATCATCTGCATCAGGTGGATATTCTGCTCTCTTCGACCGGCGCAACCAATTTCATTGTCAACTCGGAGCAGGTGAATGGCGCATTGCGCCAGCGCAAGCAGCGGCCAATGTTTTTCATCGATATTGCCGTGCCGCGTGATATTGATCCGCGGGTCAACGACATTAATAACGCCTACCTTTATGATGTGGACGATTTGCAGGGGGTGGTCAATGCCAACCTTAAGGAGCGCCAGAAAGAGGCGGCCGCTGCTGAGGAGATTATTGAGCACGAAATCGGCCAGTTTCGCCAATGGTTGGTGGGCTTGGATGTGGTGCCGACCATTGTGGCCCTGCGACAAAAAGTGGATGAGATGCGTCAGTCCGAGCTGGAAAAAACCTTTGCTAATCTCAAGCACCTGAGTGACAAAGACCGCAAGGCAATTGCTGCCATGAGTCAAGCCCTCATCAATAAAATCCTCCACCCACCGACCCGGGTGCTCAAGCAAGCACAAAAAGACAACGGTGCCCAGTGCTATGTCGATGCTTTGCAGTCGTTGTTTGATCTGGATGTTTCCGCCCCGGAAGGCGAAATGAAACAGATGGATAATAAATAACCGATGGCGACATTGCCATTAACCGCAAAGCGGGTATTGGTTACCCGGGCGGCTCACCAGGCGCAGAGCTTTGTCCGTCTGCTCGAAGCGCAGGGGGCGACAGCCGTCACCTGTCCGCTGATCGAAATCGTGCCCCCGACCAGTTGGCAGCCGTTGGATGAGGCTCTGGCCCGGTTGCCGGACTATGATGATCTCATCCTGACCTCGGTCAATGCCGTGGACATGGTATTCGGCCGCCTGGAAAAATGTGCGCTGCCGAACACGGTTCTCGATGACGTTCGCCTGGTGTGTGTCGGTCCGAAGACGGCTAAGTCATTGCAGCAGTATGGGTATCAGCCGGACCTTCAACCCGAAGAGTATCGTGCTGAAGCGGTCGTGACGGCGCTGATTGCTGAAGGTGTGCGTGGCCGCAAAGTACTCTACCCTCGTGCTGAGCTGGCCCGTGATCTGATTCCATCCAGCCTGACTCAGGCAGGCGCTCAGGTTGATGACCCGATTGCCTATCGGACTTTACCGGCCAAGGGCAGCATCTTGCAACTGCGCAGCCTGCTTTACGATAACGCCGTGGATGTGGTGACGTTCAGTTCCTCCTCCAGCGTCGATAACTTTGTTGACCTGCTTGGAGACGATGTGGCTGCACTGACACGTCATGTGGTACTCGCCTCTATCGGGCCGTTAACCACGGCCACAGCGGTAAAACACGGCCTGACCATTTCCGTTGAACCGGCGGAGTATACTCTCGAAGGTTTGGTCCAGGCGTTGATTGATTATTTTAACCCTTCCGGACATTCCGGATAAACGAGGAGAATGACCCATGCTTTTTCCCGAATACCGTGCCCGCCGTCTGCGCCGTGGTGATGTCATGCGCCGCATGGTGCGTGAAACCCATCTGCGTGTTGATGATCTGATTTACCCCATGTTCAGTGCCTTCGGCAACGACATCAAGCAGGAGATCCCGTCCATGCCGGGTATCTATCAACAGTCCATTGAGCATATCGTTGCCGAAGCCAAAGAGGTTTACGCTCTGGGGATCCCGGCGGTTATTCTGTTCGGTATTCCCGAAGAGAAAGATCCCATGGGCAAAGATGCGTACTGCGACAGCGGCATCATTCAGGAGACCATCCGTGCCATCAAGAAAGAAGTGCCGGGCCTGATGGTGATCACCGATGTCTGCATGTGCGAGTACACCGATCATGGCCACTGCGGTGTGATCAAGGACGGCGATGTCGACAACGATGAAACCCTCAAGCTGCTCGCTGCCGAAGCCTTGTCTCATGTTCAGGCTGGAGCCGATATTGTCGCGCCCAGTGACATGATGGACGGCCGCATTGCCGCTATTCGCACCATTCTTGATGAAAACGATTTCAGTCACATTCCCATCATGAGTTACTCGGTGAAATACGCCAGCGCCTACTACGGTCCGTTCCGTGATGCCGCCGATTCCACGCCGCAGTTTGGCGACCGGCGCAGTTACCAGATGGATCCGGCCAACCGCATTGAAGCGTTTCGCGAAGCAGCCCTCGATGTCGATGAATGTGCCGATTTTCTCATGGTGAAGCCGGCTTTGGCTTATCTTGATATCCTGCGTGATATCAAGGAGCGCTTTGATCTGCCGCTGGTAGCCTACAATGTGTCCGGCGAGTATTCGATGGTCAAAGCGGCTGCGGAAAAAGGCTGGATCGATCATGATCGGGTGGTGATGGAAACCCTGATCGGCATGAAGCGTGCCGGGGCAGACCTGATTATCACCTATCACGCCAAAGAAGCCGCCCAACTGCTCAAGGGGTGAGGCGCTCTGACAGCGTGTGGCAAATGGAACAGGGCTTTCGCGGATGCGGAAGCCCTGTCTTTATCCGTGAAGTAGTTAATAGATTATGAGTCATGAGTTTCAGCGTTTTACCTTAGATAACGGCGTCCGCTTGCTGGTTACGCAGTGTGCTCATCTTCACCGGGTGGAGATGGTCTGCTTTGTGGGGGTCGGCAGTCGTTACGAAACTGCGGCACAGGCCGGTCTTTCCCATTTTCTCGAACATATGATGTTCCGCGGCAATGCCCGTTTCGCCAGCGGCCCGCTCATTGAACAGGCGTTTGAGGCGGT encodes the following:
- a CDS encoding pyrimidine 5'-nucleotidase: MDAVFFDLDNTLYSAEHNLFNLIDVRINRYMHEVVGIAPERVDGLRRHYWAVYGVTLQGLIQEYGADAEHYLDYVHDIDVPSRLSADPRLEQELGRIRARKFVFTNGSRDHAQRVLGCLGIERCFEAIYDIRVSNYIPKPQESPYRAVLKASGVSPQCSIMVEDSVPNLHTAARLGMKTILVGDDSAEAAHFDAVIRTASEAAQVVQRWQGDA
- the dtd gene encoding D-aminoacyl-tRNA deacylase; translated protein: MRAVLQRVTQADVQVDGDTTGAIDQGILVLLGVARDDRVADVDYLVDKVVNLRIFEDEAGKMNLSLEQAGGKVLAVSQFTLLADCRKGRRPGFSAAAPPDEADALYQSFVARLRERGIVVECGVFQADMKVSLINDGPVTLLLDSRKEF
- the yjgA gene encoding ribosome biogenesis factor YjgA — protein: MVDEGMEPSRSAKKRAAKEVEQMAWELAELPDAEVALLPLNDLLSKALNDVRQTRGHGSRKRQLKFFSGLLRREPEQCDELRAFLAGEHQQQLDQNRRTHQLEQLRERLCDVTQRAAAMDEVQELLPLLDVAELKKWLNGYRGPQDKRAYRQVFRLLRAASDAAVQES
- the trxA gene encoding thioredoxin TrxA, yielding MANDNVLQFTDDNFDAEVLKADQPVLVDFWATWCAPCKAIAPVIDELANQFSGQVKIGKVNVDENPNTPGQYGVRGIPTLVLFKNGEVVDQLVGAIPKNQLEEFINKAL
- the ccsB gene encoding c-type cytochrome biogenesis protein CcsB, with amino-acid sequence MSLNILLFKLTLVGYAVATALYLFSAVANKKGIDRWGHFALMGAFALHTVTLIARYVEIGYTPVTNLHESLSFFAWALAGTFLVVDWKLRMVVLAATTCTIVLLMMLLGSLVPMHGQGLNPALDSFWLPIHVALAFLGNAVFTVAFVAGIFYLLQERMLKSKKFSALYYRLPSLETLDMINYRCLTFGFPLMTMGIISGAVWADVAWGTYWSWDPKESWALITWFLYAALLHGRLTTGWRGRRAAICAIIGFAFLLFTFLGVNLLLPGLHSYSSMNG
- the hemA gene encoding glutamyl-tRNA reductase, whose amino-acid sequence is MDIFVVGLSHKTAPVAVREKVAFPPENMQAPLEQILTLAGIAEAVIVSTCNRVELYAVGPDAQVGINQLKRFMATYHQLDEEVLEDHLYSLSGDDAIRHVFKVTASLDSMVIGEPQILGQIKTAYGYAVEFKSLGLILNRFLHKAFSVAKRVRTETNIAGNAVSVSFAAVELARKIFGTIEGKTVMLVGAGEMCELAAKHFMNNGVDRVLVTNRTFARAEKLANEFSGQAILFENFHDHLHQVDILLSSTGATNFIVNSEQVNGALRQRKQRPMFFIDIAVPRDIDPRVNDINNAYLYDVDDLQGVVNANLKERQKEAAAAEEIIEHEIGQFRQWLVGLDVVPTIVALRQKVDEMRQSELEKTFANLKHLSDKDRKAIAAMSQALINKILHPPTRVLKQAQKDNGAQCYVDALQSLFDLDVSAPEGEMKQMDNK
- a CDS encoding uroporphyrinogen-III synthase, whose protein sequence is MATLPLTAKRVLVTRAAHQAQSFVRLLEAQGATAVTCPLIEIVPPTSWQPLDEALARLPDYDDLILTSVNAVDMVFGRLEKCALPNTVLDDVRLVCVGPKTAKSLQQYGYQPDLQPEEYRAEAVVTALIAEGVRGRKVLYPRAELARDLIPSSLTQAGAQVDDPIAYRTLPAKGSILQLRSLLYDNAVDVVTFSSSSSVDNFVDLLGDDVAALTRHVVLASIGPLTTATAVKHGLTISVEPAEYTLEGLVQALIDYFNPSGHSG
- the hemB gene encoding porphobilinogen synthase, whose translation is MLFPEYRARRLRRGDVMRRMVRETHLRVDDLIYPMFSAFGNDIKQEIPSMPGIYQQSIEHIVAEAKEVYALGIPAVILFGIPEEKDPMGKDAYCDSGIIQETIRAIKKEVPGLMVITDVCMCEYTDHGHCGVIKDGDVDNDETLKLLAAEALSHVQAGADIVAPSDMMDGRIAAIRTILDENDFSHIPIMSYSVKYASAYYGPFRDAADSTPQFGDRRSYQMDPANRIEAFREAALDVDECADFLMVKPALAYLDILRDIKERFDLPLVAYNVSGEYSMVKAAAEKGWIDHDRVVMETLIGMKRAGADLIITYHAKEAAQLLKG